One part of the Alistipes onderdonkii genome encodes these proteins:
- a CDS encoding endonuclease/exonuclease/phosphatase family protein: MKQPLRTLVLAVCCGLAAACTQRPERLKLMSYNIRNGIGIDNIQDIGRIARVILREAPDLVALQELDSATLRVDGRYIPGELGRMTGMHATFGRAIGFAGGSYGVGLLSRTEPLAVRSIPLPGREEARVLLMAEFPDYTVCVTHLSLTPEDRHASLPLILQATDTCRKPVLLAGDFNTGDAAAVLAGLGGGFRILSDTTRMTFPSDNPAVRIDYILGRGLPTSATVTESAVDHTATASDHCPLWVTLVWKRGKQPGK, translated from the coding sequence ATGAAACAACCCCTACGCACCCTCGTGCTGGCCGTCTGCTGCGGCCTGGCTGCCGCCTGCACACAGCGGCCCGAACGTCTCAAACTGATGTCCTATAACATCCGCAACGGCATCGGCATCGACAACATACAGGACATCGGCCGCATCGCCCGGGTCATCCTGCGCGAAGCGCCCGACCTGGTGGCGTTGCAGGAACTGGACAGCGCCACGCTGCGTGTGGACGGGCGTTACATCCCCGGTGAACTGGGCCGGATGACGGGTATGCACGCCACGTTCGGCCGCGCCATCGGCTTCGCGGGCGGAAGCTACGGCGTCGGGTTGCTGTCGCGCACCGAGCCGCTCGCCGTACGCAGCATCCCGCTCCCGGGGCGCGAGGAGGCCCGGGTACTGCTCATGGCGGAATTCCCGGACTACACGGTATGCGTCACCCACCTTTCGCTCACGCCCGAAGACCGGCACGCATCGCTGCCCCTGATCCTGCAGGCCACCGATACATGCCGCAAACCGGTGCTGCTGGCCGGGGATTTCAACACAGGAGATGCCGCGGCGGTGCTCGCGGGGCTGGGCGGCGGCTTCCGGATACTTTCCGACACCACGCGGATGACGTTCCCGTCCGACAACCCGGCCGTGCGCATCGACTACATCCTCGGCCGCGGGCTGCCCACGTCGGCCACGGTCACGGAAAGCGCCGTAGACCATACGGCCACGGCATCGGATCACTGTCCGCTGTGGGTGACGCTCGTCTGGAAACGGGGTAAGCAGCCGGGGAAATAA
- a CDS encoding linear amide C-N hydrolase, which yields MLMKTRLPIVLGAAALAFLPTESPACTRAVYLGPEGMTVTGRTMDWREDPLTNLYIFPRGTARRGANIDNTVFWTSKYGTLSAAGYDIGITDGMNEAGLVANLLFLPESVYERPGDTRPVMGLSIWTQYVLDNFATVDEAVAELSKEKFRIDAPDLPNGVKSRLHLAISDASGDSAIFEYVDGRLSVHHGREYQVMTNSPFYDQQLAILDYWQQIGGLTMLPGTNRAPDRFVRASFYINAVVKSADPKVAVPAVMSVMRNVSVPYGISTPDKPHIASTRWRTVCDQKNRVYYFEPTLAMETFWVDLSKIDFGQGTPERVLKLVGGRTFTGDATAEFRRSDKPFVFLFGV from the coding sequence ATGCTTATGAAAACTCGACTTCCTATCGTGCTCGGCGCTGCGGCGCTGGCCTTTCTTCCCACCGAATCCCCGGCCTGCACGCGGGCCGTTTACCTCGGCCCCGAGGGTATGACCGTCACCGGGCGTACCATGGACTGGCGCGAGGATCCGCTCACCAACCTTTACATCTTTCCGCGCGGTACGGCGCGGCGCGGGGCGAACATAGACAACACGGTGTTCTGGACCTCGAAATACGGCACCCTGTCGGCTGCCGGCTACGACATCGGCATCACCGACGGCATGAACGAGGCCGGGCTGGTCGCCAACCTGCTGTTCCTGCCCGAATCCGTCTACGAACGCCCGGGCGATACGCGCCCGGTCATGGGACTGAGCATCTGGACGCAGTATGTGCTGGATAATTTCGCTACGGTCGACGAAGCCGTTGCGGAGCTTTCGAAGGAGAAGTTCCGCATCGACGCCCCCGACCTCCCGAACGGTGTCAAGTCGCGCCTGCACCTGGCCATCTCCGACGCCTCGGGCGACAGCGCCATCTTCGAGTATGTCGACGGCCGCCTGTCGGTGCACCACGGCCGTGAGTACCAGGTGATGACCAATTCGCCGTTCTACGACCAGCAGCTCGCAATCCTCGATTACTGGCAGCAGATCGGCGGGCTGACGATGCTTCCCGGCACCAACCGCGCCCCCGACCGCTTCGTGCGTGCGTCGTTCTATATCAACGCCGTCGTCAAAAGCGCCGATCCGAAAGTCGCCGTGCCGGCCGTGATGTCCGTAATGCGCAACGTCTCGGTGCCCTACGGCATCTCGACCCCCGATAAGCCCCATATCGCGTCGACGCGCTGGCGCACGGTCTGCGACCAGAAGAACCGGGTCTACTATTTCGAGCCTACGCTGGCGATGGAAACCTTCTGGGTCGACCTTTCGAAGATCGACTTCGGCCAGGGAACGCCCGAACGTGTCCTGAAACTCGTCGGCGGCCGAACCTTCACGGGCGATGCCACGGCCGAATTCCGCAGGAGCGACAAGCCGTTCGTCTTCCTGTTCGGGGTGTAA
- a CDS encoding glycosyltransferase, translating to MENYSHFIITRFNLNLYAQDKHDLPTRTDRWLEHRFEVFERYCLPSVAAQTSGNFTWLCLFDAATPESCRRRIEGYKARCPQFEAVYYTAAQAANLTENLRTTIAAYVSCDRKGRKSPPRSC from the coding sequence ATGGAAAATTACTCTCATTTTATCATTACCCGGTTCAACCTGAACCTTTATGCGCAGGATAAACACGACCTGCCCACCCGTACGGATCGGTGGCTCGAACACCGGTTCGAGGTCTTCGAGCGTTACTGCCTGCCGTCCGTGGCAGCGCAGACGAGCGGGAATTTCACCTGGCTCTGTCTTTTCGATGCCGCGACGCCCGAGTCCTGCCGCCGCCGTATCGAAGGCTATAAGGCCCGGTGCCCGCAGTTCGAAGCCGTCTATTATACGGCCGCACAGGCGGCCAACCTGACGGAAAATCTCCGCACGACGATTGCAGCGTACGTGTCGTGCGACCGGAAGGGAAGAAAATCCCCCCCCCGAAGCTGCTGA
- a CDS encoding glycosyltransferase, with product MDNDDAFSSDVVELLQRELRPAPGKRIYSLLYGYQYFTDRRFALKMRYTNNHFLTLAEPFDAHAETIISYRHTKAIRQLPTIYLSTARGKWLEIVHEDNVSNDFRINIKVWYIPLLYGRSFADFGLGGFRLSCARQWAATLLVVPARFFATAVRRLRRKWSK from the coding sequence TTGGATAACGACGACGCCTTTTCGTCCGATGTCGTCGAACTGCTGCAACGCGAGCTGCGTCCCGCTCCCGGCAAACGGATTTACAGCCTGCTGTACGGTTACCAGTATTTCACCGACCGCCGCTTCGCGCTCAAAATGCGCTATACGAACAATCACTTCCTGACCCTCGCCGAGCCGTTCGATGCGCATGCCGAAACCATCATTTCCTACCGCCATACCAAGGCCATCCGGCAATTGCCGACCATCTATCTCTCCACCGCCCGCGGAAAATGGCTCGAAATCGTCCACGAGGACAACGTCAGCAATGATTTTCGCATCAACATCAAAGTCTGGTATATTCCCCTGCTATATGGCCGGTCGTTCGCCGATTTCGGTTTGGGCGGATTCCGCCTGTCCTGCGCCCGGCAGTGGGCGGCCACGCTGCTCGTGGTTCCGGCACGCTTTTTTGCCACGGCGGTACGGCGTTTGCGCCGCAAGTGGTCGAAATAA
- a CDS encoding acyloxyacyl hydrolase — MRHIIRRTAGLFAGCLLFLSAEATAAEPVPARADGAPRQNAPAHRDAASAGDVGNAERAKRTKDAASAGNAGDGTSRSMEPDTTGMARRAAADTVSRGAARRRASAYRTGYDTGYRNGYAAGYRAALDQTKKQASATTPLLSSFSADTTGRRRRLVHSIGAEFRPEYIPPTNIFLAGANMAGEPIQRSLAAHLRYSFRFRPGSRPDCIYGGVYQGIGVSYYSFGNRGELGNPVAVYLFQGARIARISPLVSFNYEWNFGLSFGWKPYDTNYNRANIMMGSRVNAYLNVDFYLNWLLTQRLELTTGLSMTHFSNGNTKFPNAGLNSIGMKLGLVYSFGRVDNPLSRPRARLLATPFPRHLSYDLVLFGSWRRKGVAVGDKQYAAPDAYGVAGFNFAAMYNFGYKFRTGLSVDGVYDGSANVYTEDYIVGYDGGDPGYQFHTPSFDKQIALGISGRAEFVMPYFTVGFGLGFNVLHKGGDLKSFYQMLTLKVGVTHNTFVHVGYCLKDFQTPNYLMLGVGFRFNNKYPRLR, encoded by the coding sequence ATGCGACATATCATACGGAGGACGGCAGGGCTCTTTGCGGGGTGCCTGCTCTTCTTGTCGGCGGAGGCGACCGCCGCGGAGCCCGTACCCGCCCGGGCGGACGGCGCCCCGCGGCAAAACGCACCGGCGCACCGGGATGCCGCGAGCGCCGGGGATGTCGGAAACGCCGAGCGCGCAAAACGCACAAAGGATGCCGCGAGCGCCGGGAACGCCGGGGACGGCACGTCCCGCAGCATGGAGCCGGATACGACGGGCATGGCGCGCAGGGCTGCGGCCGACACCGTGTCCCGGGGAGCGGCACGCCGCCGCGCATCCGCCTACCGGACGGGCTACGATACGGGCTACCGTAACGGCTATGCCGCCGGATACCGGGCCGCCCTGGATCAGACGAAGAAACAAGCCTCAGCCACTACCCCGCTATTGTCCTCCTTCTCCGCGGACACGACCGGCCGCAGGCGGAGGCTCGTCCACAGCATCGGCGCGGAATTCCGCCCGGAGTACATTCCCCCGACGAACATCTTTCTGGCAGGGGCCAACATGGCGGGCGAACCGATCCAGCGCTCGCTGGCCGCCCACCTGCGTTATTCGTTCCGTTTCCGCCCCGGGTCGCGCCCCGACTGTATCTACGGCGGCGTATACCAGGGGATCGGGGTCTCCTATTACAGCTTCGGCAACCGCGGGGAGCTGGGCAACCCGGTTGCCGTCTACCTCTTCCAGGGCGCGCGCATCGCACGCATCAGCCCGCTGGTATCGTTCAACTACGAGTGGAATTTCGGCCTGTCGTTCGGATGGAAACCCTACGACACGAACTACAACCGCGCCAACATCATGATGGGGTCGAGGGTCAACGCCTACCTCAACGTCGATTTCTACCTCAACTGGCTGCTCACGCAGCGGTTGGAACTCACCACGGGCCTTTCGATGACCCACTTTTCGAACGGCAACACCAAATTCCCCAACGCGGGACTCAACTCGATCGGCATGAAACTCGGGCTCGTATACAGTTTCGGAAGGGTCGACAACCCGCTCTCGCGGCCACGGGCACGGCTGCTCGCAACACCCTTTCCCCGCCATCTGAGCTACGACCTCGTGCTGTTCGGCTCGTGGCGCCGCAAGGGCGTGGCGGTCGGCGACAAGCAATATGCCGCACCCGATGCCTACGGCGTGGCGGGGTTCAACTTCGCGGCGATGTATAATTTCGGGTACAAGTTCCGCACGGGTCTGTCGGTGGACGGCGTGTACGACGGCAGCGCCAACGTCTACACCGAAGACTACATCGTAGGCTACGACGGGGGCGATCCCGGATACCAGTTCCACACCCCCTCGTTCGACAAACAGATCGCACTGGGAATTTCGGGACGCGCGGAGTTCGTGATGCCCTATTTCACGGTCGGCTTCGGACTGGGTTTCAACGTACTGCACAAGGGAGGAGACCTCAAGTCGTTTTACCAGATGCTGACGCTCAAGGTAGGTGTCACACACAATACGTTCGTGCATGTGGGGTACTGCCTCAAGGATTTCCAGACCCCGAACTACCTGATGCTGGGCGTCGGGTTCCGTTTCAACAACAAATACCCGAGGCTGCGGTAA